A genomic region of Streptosporangium lutulentum contains the following coding sequences:
- a CDS encoding helix-turn-helix domain-containing protein: protein MPAHQRSAALAPFVATLSPYELGPGSAGVHRGLPSSTMSITIPETDSLEIAWLGRPGSRKRFRAVVAGLHLDAAELRQEGGTRGVWLTLSPLGAGALLGIPASALSGHVADLADVAPAMAYLPEQLAACRSWPQRRALVEGALIAGRARHEENTGGQELRATLAALSGSTRVQEAARLLGCSRRHLSGTVRTVLGVTPKEYQRLLRFEAARGGLVAAARAGTASLAAVAAASGFADQAHLTREWRAMAGCTPTEWLRAEGLAARGPSGRGGASR from the coding sequence GTGCCTGCTCATCAGAGGTCCGCGGCTCTGGCGCCGTTCGTGGCGACACTGAGCCCCTACGAGCTCGGCCCGGGCTCGGCCGGCGTTCATCGCGGGCTGCCCTCGTCCACGATGTCGATCACGATCCCGGAGACGGACTCGTTGGAGATCGCGTGGCTCGGGCGGCCCGGCTCGCGGAAACGGTTCCGGGCCGTCGTCGCCGGGCTTCACCTGGACGCGGCCGAGTTGAGGCAGGAGGGCGGCACGCGCGGCGTGTGGCTGACACTCAGCCCGCTGGGTGCCGGCGCGCTGCTGGGGATCCCGGCGTCGGCGCTGTCCGGCCACGTCGCCGATCTCGCCGACGTGGCCCCGGCGATGGCGTACCTGCCGGAGCAGCTGGCGGCCTGCCGGTCCTGGCCGCAACGTCGAGCCCTCGTCGAAGGCGCCCTGATCGCCGGACGGGCCCGGCACGAGGAGAACACCGGCGGCCAAGAACTGCGGGCCACGCTGGCGGCACTGTCCGGGAGCACCCGGGTGCAGGAGGCGGCTCGGCTTCTCGGGTGCTCCCGGCGTCACCTGAGCGGTACGGTTCGCACCGTGTTGGGGGTGACGCCGAAGGAGTACCAGCGGCTCCTTCGGTTCGAGGCCGCACGCGGCGGGCTCGTGGCCGCCGCCCGCGCGGGGACGGCCAGCCTGGCGGCGGTGGCCGCGGCGTCGGGATTCGCCGACCAGGCGCACCTCACCCGGGAATGGCGGGCCATGGCCGGGTGCACGCCGACCGAGTGGCTACGCGCCGAAGGCCTGGCCGCGCGGGGTCCATCAGGCCGTGGGGGCGCGTCCAGATGA
- a CDS encoding ester cyclase has product MTDEVRAVARRMYAAFNAHEYTATEEIFTTDFFSHPLSATGPENVTRAWQRFHEAFPDAQVIVEDMVVEGNTAAVRTSVRGVPGRQPPTMLEIFRVRDGRIAELWALSSLRRDS; this is encoded by the coding sequence ATGACAGACGAAGTACGGGCCGTCGCGCGGCGCATGTACGCGGCGTTCAACGCCCACGAGTACACCGCCACGGAGGAGATCTTCACGACGGACTTCTTCAGCCATCCCCTGAGCGCCACCGGACCCGAAAACGTCACCCGGGCATGGCAGCGGTTCCACGAGGCCTTTCCTGACGCGCAGGTCATCGTCGAGGACATGGTCGTCGAGGGGAACACCGCCGCCGTCCGCACGAGCGTGCGAGGCGTTCCCGGCCGGCAGCCACCGACCATGCTGGAGATCTTCCGGGTGCGCGACGGGCGTATCGCCGAACTGTGGGCACTGTCCTCCCTGCGCCGCGACTCCTGA
- a CDS encoding VOC family protein: MTLDIRLSPRLIVPDPDRASAFYQIALGAEQVFSAKGDDGRPSVIDHRFGGSSFRVSPAASSWGWLSPDDLGGSAVLLEVEVDDPDAVGERMIAHGAEVVVPIENRPYGKRSGRIRDPFGHLWIITGELR; the protein is encoded by the coding sequence ATGACACTTGATATTCGTCTTTCTCCCCGTCTCATCGTGCCCGACCCGGACCGTGCGTCGGCGTTCTACCAGATCGCCCTTGGCGCTGAGCAGGTGTTCAGCGCCAAGGGCGACGACGGCCGGCCCAGCGTCATTGATCACCGCTTCGGTGGGTCGTCCTTCCGGGTCTCGCCGGCCGCCTCATCGTGGGGATGGCTGTCACCCGATGATCTCGGCGGATCCGCGGTCCTCCTCGAGGTCGAGGTCGACGATCCGGACGCGGTCGGCGAACGCATGATCGCCCACGGCGCTGAGGTGGTCGTGCCGATCGAGAACCGGCCCTACGGCAAGCGCTCGGGCCGCATCCGTGACCCGTTCGGCCACCTGTGGATCATCACGGGCGAGCTGCGCTGA